Proteins found in one Amycolatopsis aidingensis genomic segment:
- a CDS encoding Nif3-like dinuclear metal center hexameric protein: MSVPVSDVIAALETAYPPALAESWDAVGLVCGDPAEPADRVLVCVDPVEETVAEAEEVGARLIVAHHPLLLRGVHGVAADTAKGRLVHRMIRAGIALYCAHTNADSASPGVSDALAETIGGLRVLRPLAPHADGVTGIGRICELTEPEPFGVFVRRVAEALPDTRPGVTGAGDPERVLRTVAVSGGAGDSYLGQATAAGVDAYVTADLRHHPAGEHLGAPGPVPALVGLTHWASEWPWCGQAANVIESAGAGTVDIRVSTRCTDPWNLRAS; encoded by the coding sequence ATGTCAGTGCCAGTCTCCGACGTGATCGCCGCGCTCGAAACGGCCTACCCGCCCGCGCTCGCCGAGTCCTGGGACGCGGTCGGCCTGGTCTGCGGAGACCCGGCCGAGCCCGCGGACCGGGTGCTGGTCTGCGTGGACCCGGTCGAGGAAACCGTGGCCGAGGCCGAGGAAGTCGGCGCCCGGCTGATCGTCGCGCACCACCCGCTGCTGCTGCGCGGGGTACACGGGGTGGCCGCGGACACCGCCAAGGGGCGGCTGGTGCACCGGATGATCCGCGCCGGGATCGCGCTGTACTGCGCGCACACCAATGCCGACTCCGCCAGCCCCGGGGTTTCCGACGCACTGGCCGAGACCATCGGCGGGCTGCGGGTGCTGCGTCCGCTCGCGCCGCACGCGGACGGCGTCACCGGGATCGGCCGGATCTGCGAGTTGACCGAGCCGGAGCCCTTCGGTGTCTTCGTGCGGCGGGTGGCGGAAGCTCTGCCGGACACCCGGCCTGGGGTGACCGGGGCAGGCGATCCGGAGCGGGTGCTGCGCACCGTCGCCGTCTCCGGTGGCGCGGGGGACAGCTATCTCGGCCAGGCGACGGCGGCCGGGGTGGACGCCTATGTCACCGCCGATCTCCGGCACCATCCGGCCGGGGAGCACCTCGGCGCGCCCGGCCCGGTGCCTGCGCTGGTCGGGCTCACCCACTGGGCCAGCGAGTGGCCGTGGTGCGGGCAGGCAGCGAACGTCATCGAGTCCGCCGGTGCGGGTACCGTCGACATCCGCGTCTCCACGCGGTGTACCGATCCGTGGAACCTGCGAGCGAGCTGA
- a CDS encoding zinc ribbon domain-containing protein: MKAESAVQRQLLDLAKADADLDRVEHRRRTLPELAEIAEAEKTLRERKDALVAVQTSVSDLDREVARQEREVDSVRARGEKDRKLMESGSVGAKQLTDLEHEVATLQRRQSALEDDLLELMERKEALEQDAQRTAAEVDKAERDLAEAAKRRDEALADLESTEAKRKADREALLPRFPEDLLALYHRVREQKGIGAALLRSRRCGACQLELDRNAVSEIKAAAEDEVVRCENCGAILVRTMESGL, translated from the coding sequence GTGAAGGCGGAATCTGCCGTCCAGCGCCAGCTACTCGACCTGGCCAAAGCCGATGCCGACCTGGACAGGGTTGAGCACCGTCGGCGTACCCTCCCCGAGCTGGCCGAGATCGCCGAGGCGGAGAAGACCCTGCGGGAGCGCAAGGACGCGCTGGTGGCCGTGCAGACCTCGGTTTCCGACCTGGACCGCGAGGTGGCCCGGCAGGAGAGGGAGGTCGATTCGGTCCGGGCGCGCGGGGAGAAGGACCGCAAGCTGATGGAGTCCGGCTCGGTCGGCGCCAAGCAGCTGACCGACCTCGAGCACGAGGTGGCCACCCTGCAACGCCGCCAGTCGGCGCTGGAGGACGACCTGCTGGAGCTGATGGAGCGCAAGGAGGCGCTGGAGCAGGACGCCCAGCGCACCGCCGCCGAGGTGGACAAGGCCGAACGGGACCTGGCCGAGGCGGCCAAGCGCAGGGACGAGGCGCTGGCCGACCTGGAATCGACCGAGGCCAAGCGCAAGGCCGACCGGGAGGCGCTGCTGCCCCGGTTCCCCGAGGACCTGCTGGCGCTGTACCACCGGGTGCGTGAGCAGAAGGGGATCGGCGCCGCGCTGCTGCGATCCCGGCGGTGCGGGGCCTGCCAGCTGGAACTGGACCGCAACGCCGTCTCCGAGATCAAGGCCGCGGCCGAGGACGAGGTCGTCCGCTGCGAGAACTGCGGGGCCATCCTGGTGCGCACGATGGAGTCCGGGCTGTGA